Proteins from a genomic interval of Lycium ferocissimum isolate CSIRO_LF1 chromosome 2, AGI_CSIRO_Lferr_CH_V1, whole genome shotgun sequence:
- the LOC132037048 gene encoding biogenesis of lysosome-related organelles complex 1 subunit 2, translated as MEQDHLAESLNDLFTNVSTMIRGELQETDNVLGLVEKMNTRVAEEYKGFGDVASGLRIFVEQLKSKSGSFDEYVQQIDTIEQQVTEFEAVISMLDKYVSLLESKVQSAYQIPPP; from the exons ATGGAGCAGGACCATTTGGCTGAGTCGCTCAATGACCTTTTCACGAATGTTTCCACGATGATTAGAGGCGAACTCCAG GAAACCGACAATGTACTTGGACTTGTGGAGAAAATGAATACAAGGGTTGCTGAGGAATATAAAGGCTTTGGAGACGTGGCTTCAGGATTGAGGATCTTTGTGGAGCAATTGAAGTCTAAAAGTGGCAGCTTTGACGAGTATGTTCAACAGATTGACACGATAGAACAACAGGTTACTGAATTTGAAGCTGTTATTTCGATGCTCGATAAGTATGTTTCTCTGCTGGAATCCAAAGTGCAATCTGCTTACCAAATTCCTCCACCATGA